The Chrysemys picta bellii isolate R12L10 chromosome 5, ASM1138683v2, whole genome shotgun sequence genome includes a window with the following:
- the LOC135983636 gene encoding uncharacterized protein LOC135983636 → MQSSPAVMAVQSGNRKRAPAWTDREVLDLIAVWGDESVLSELRSKRRNAKIYEKISKDMAERGYSRDATQCRVKIKELRQGYQKTKEANGRSGSHPQTSRFYEALHSILGAAATTTPPVTVDSEDGILSTAGSSDMLGDGEDEEGDEEGEAVGSSHNADFPDSQDLFITLTEIPYEASPAITPDTESGEGSATPSATVSQPSLESHSQRLARIRRRKKRTREDMFSELMASSQAQAAQQTQWRENLTRMHQANMDREERWRQEDQQATQTLLGLLREQTDTLRRLVDVLQERRQEDRAPLQSISNRPPPPPSPIPTSPKVQRRRGGRVPANSHSTPAESSSSRRLSFPKI, encoded by the exons atgcagagctctccagcagtgatggccgtgcagtctgggaatagaaagagagccccagcatggactgatcgtgaagtcttggatctcatcgctgtgtggggcgatgagtccgtgctttccgagctgcgatccaaaagaaggaatgcaaagatctacgagaagatctctaaagacatggcagagagaggatacagccgggatgcaacgcagtgccgcgtgaaaatcaaggagctgagacaaggctaccagaagaccaaagaggcaaacggacgctccggatcccatccccagacatcccgtttctacgaggcactgcattccatcctcggtgctgccgccaccactaccccaccagtgaccgtggactctgaggatgggatactgtccacggccggttcctcagacatgttaggggacggggaagatgaggaaggagatgaggagggcgaggcagttggcagctctcacaacgctgatttccccgacagccaggatctcttcatcacccttacagagatcccctacgaagcgtccccagccattaccccggacacagaatctggtgaaggatcagcca ccccgtctgcgactgtctcacaacctagcctggaatcacactcccagaggctagcgcggattaggcgtaggaagaagaggacacgggaggacatgttctctgagcttatggcctcttcccaagcccaggcagcacagcagacccagtggcgggagaacttgacccgaatgcaccaagccaacatggatcgggaggagaggtggcggcaggaagaccagcaggcgactcaaacgctgcttggactactgagggagcaaacggacacgctccggcgccttgtggatgttctgcaggaacggaggcaggaggacagagccccgctgcagtccatctctaaccgccctcccccgccaccaagtcccatacccacctcacccaaagtgcaaagaaggagaggcggcagagtccctgctaactctcactccacccctgcagagagctctagtagcagaaggctctcatttcccaaaatttga